The sequence taaaaataaatactacttacaaaaaaacacaacataggtataaccataacttataaatccataatatccattattttaaaattaattaaagacaaataaaaacacaactaaaatagaattgccaatatcgaacagtcgttcataaataaccacttaaaaaaccttttctatacacccaaaaataaaaatactaattattaaattactatagcacgcgcccgtaccaaatgccaaatgcagattcatcaaaataaaactgaagatgtattgcggccgaccagatcaggcgtgtccataaacaataaccctcaacagcataataaaatagctggtcgacttcgatagacaaaagctcgaatgatagaaacgtatcatccatttttctctaagagaccaaacgaaaacaaaaacaaatggtaaggacacaaagtcacggtctcatcaaatccatataatttcttaaaaaagcttaaaagcttcacgtgtttcgctcctgtctgAGCATCATcaagcctaaaaaatacattaagatatttttcaaaaagaacgcttataaaactcattacctagacctacacagatcacattacaactaacaacaaaagaaaagctaggttaagttaacaattccctTTTAATTCCCAATTtaacccataggccaccaagtaacaCGATAAAACATGGGGAACACTCCGAACTATACTATtaagtgtgaatataagtaagcatcttaacaataaaaactaaaaatatctaaaatcgaaaaagaaaagacttttaaaaaaaaaagacaggttgttataaatgaggtgaggttcaaacgtgaaaatatcgttcacatacacaaggacagggctcttcttagctttagttatttccattttttctaacaagtccagttttttgccttttgagcactcatgcaaaatatccgctccctgacttaaagaaaaaccatgtgaggaggtcaataaatgatttgcaaacgccgatttagtttcgATCATGTCGGTATCCCTATACctgtccaccaaacttgtatgttcctttattctggTGGAAAATTTTCTCCCCGATTCTTTTTCTCTCCgcgaatgtctttcccgcgagtaaattttgcatacgctgatgcggccggacctctgtcacctgcttgatgcgtatttggttcgattagatgctccaaatttcggaagacaaatatcaatgtgtcttcctgggcctcgtatacattaattgggtgtcagctctgcatttttattttttttgtgcgtcaggcggggcgcgccttagatattatagatagatagatattatagccgttttAATAATACTTAGGAGAACGACTACGTTctgtggtaatttttttttaattttaattcaacaatgaaataattacgtgataaattaatgacaaataactggataatttcgggtagacagtgtctaccttgtctactctaCTGTATGCTTCGCCACTGAATGTGACATGCGTTTCGAATTACAGGGACATAACCTGAGTTAGTTGCACCTGTATCTTGAATACACGTACTGCTCAAATTGACGTAGGCTCATTTGCAAATAATACATTAATCTTCAATAAACTGACCTTAATAAAGATCACACTGAATTTTTTCCGTCAAAATTGAATATGTGAAATCGTCGATAACTAGGTCACTTACGCGCCATGCTTTACCTAGTCAACACGTGGTAGTTCTTTGTCCTTTCCAATTCCTCGTAACCCTTTGAATCCCCTCGAATCACTCGAATGAGCTGGCAAATTGCACCAATTGGAAGCAGAAGCCAATAACCCAAACAAGGAAGGAAAAGTAAGTGATAACGCAGTCACGACcaaactgataaaaaaaaatgtttctccGAACTGCTATTAATGGACGTGGTCGCACAAACCCCGCACAACACTATTAGACCTTCGAAAACttttacaataaacaatttctttccaattttcaaaaaaaatttgaaatttgcaGAGCAGTTTTTCCCACCGCAGACCGTGTTGCTGTTACACGCTCGCCACCTCGCATGGACCAATAGGGCGGATGAGAATACTCGTATATCTAGAGCCTTAACGAAACGTTCCGTTCAACGGACTATATACTGTAGGATAGTCACTACTGCCTTTAAATGTCAATATTCTAaccttaaaacaattttctgttattctgttataaacaaacaataacattttttcttGGTACACATATAGTATACCAAAACTTTTGAAAGTATGTCTGAAAAATCTTTAGAAATGGATACAAAGGCAGACAATAAATCCGACGATAGTGATTCCAGTGAAAGCAGTGATGGAGAAGACGGAGAAGAACAAGTAAGTAGAAATCTTTTATAATCATTTCagctaaaaaaacaactattttAGACCCTTCTGGACCGAGCCCGACAACTCGAAAAGGACCTAGCAGACTCAAAGTACCTGTATGATAGTCATGTGGAACTTGTGGGCTTATATAAAAAGCTTGGTGATTTGATCTCTTTGCGAGAAGCTTATCAAAGATTTCATGAGTATTTTCCTTTAACTCCCACATTGTGGATGGACTGGATTAATGTGGAGAAGAGTGTAGCATCCACACATGGTCAGAAAGAGTTTGTTTTTGGTTTATTTGATAAAGCAGTTGAGGATTATTTGTGTAAGTGTTTTCAGAATTCTTTAGGTGATTTGAGAGGGTATCTTTTTAACGGGTGCACTCATGGTGTATAGGAAATTtactaatagttttttttcaaatcttttttaTGTGTTCTttagtttatttctttaatttatctaTTATGGGATATTCATCAACTGTAGCTCTGGGTCAATGAcccaaatatataaaaatgttttgtataataataataataatatgccaTTTATTATGCTAGCTACAGTGCACAAAGACTTATAGTTACTTACACTCTGGGTTGGAAGAAATCAagtcttttgaaaaaaataaataaatcagattttttaattaaagtttctcttaaaattatatgatattatttttattgttagttACAAATAAAGCTACTTTGTGATTAACTTTGATGTTTTCAGGCAAATTATTAAAAGCTTTCATTATGTCCACAATCAGATTAATTAAGCCTATGTTTGTTCTTGTTTGTACTTGATAGCTATTATTTTGGAATCTAGTTTGGTACCCATGTAGATTACAATAAAAGCTTAcatttttgttgaatatttaaGATCTTACAAACCAATTTGCACTGTTCTATGCTAAAAATTTCCCTTAAGTTAGCACTTGTTACTCTGAGTAAATTATATTCATATGAGTAAGACAGtctaatttaaatacaattattgtaagaattttgttttgtagtaTTGTAGCCTTGCCAATCTGAACTTCAGCATATCTAAAATATGTTAGTATAAAAGCATAATATAcctaaaatttatgtttttagaaAGCTAATCTCAacttttaatcaaatatttcttaataataattgttaattaGATTATTAAGAAGTATTTaattgctattttaattttactttattttccatatttataactatttgcTATTTATGCCTTGaattctattaattaaataagttcGAGCTAAATTATACACTGCATTCCTAAATCTACACTAACTAAAACAAAAGCCTTTTTTAAGTCAAGAAACGGTGCTACCACtacttgttttttatttagaccCTTTGAGATAATCAATGTACTACTGTTCTTCACGAAACTGTACAGAAATTTTTCGGTTAATATATGTATAACAATATCAATTTACTTCTGACTAGGTACAACAATGGAATAACTTTTGAAGTGTACAGAAAACCATCCGCTACGGATAATATTATCCGATTATCCGATCCCTTTCTCCTGGCCAACACAAGTTTGCTGCTCTTAACTCATTCTTctatagattatttaatttacctctCTCCAATGTAGCCTTTAAAAAAGagtacaatataatataatctaTTGCAATCACCAATAACTTCCCTCTATCAAGtttcaaaaaactatattttaaggTTCTTAATAAGTACAAACTTTTGTACCACATTGTACATCAGGAGGAAAGGGAacataataatacaaattttagatGTTTAACTTACTTTGGAGGTATTTCCCAGGGGGTGGCGAAAttctttaaaccttttaacATCTCAATCGCTTTTAAGACTTCTAATTCCGTAAAGCGAAATCTGGTTAAACCATTGGATAAGCCAGATCCGCATTCGAAATCGGGAGTTTATAGTTTGCATTGTGCCGATTGCCCTACGATTTATGTCGGACAGTCCGGGAGGAAAATTTCAACAAGGGTACAAGAACATCTAGGTCTGGTGAAAAAGTTCAAAGCCACCGATATTGTCGAGACCAAGTCAGCGTTTGCCAATCATTTATTGTCAACAGGTCATAATTTTTCCTACCCCAATAATGTGGCAGTGGTTCATGACTGCCAGAAGGGCAAAAAGCTGGATCTTCTAGAGAAGCTAGAGATTACAAGAGCGAAGAAGAGTCCAGTTTCAACTTGCGTTAACGACGTGTTTAATTTTGAGCCGggactcatttttaataacatcttgTAGTCCCCTCGTTTCTTCTCAAGCTATCGCATGAACGATGTGGCCTAGCGGCCAACGCAGCAAACGGTAGCAGTCTTGTTGCAAGGTTGTAGGTTCAAATCTCGACAGttcctttttactttttattattttcttgtattcaagttctatgttattgtttttttatatatttgtgagggcagtttttttaaacttatattttaccgttcagtgtgtgtgtgtatattttacccagtcgggcgtgtttttaaccttcttgaggtatacttttttgttttactttaaggtctttttgtaattttattaggttttgtttacattctttattaggtctgatgatgctcttaggagcgaaacacgtgtcaccactctaacaaattaaagaatttttttgagaccgagactttgtgttcttCTCCTTTGATTTAGGGAATCATTTGttacattttctctttttttttttaaagatttttaataaacgCCTATGGTGTTTTAACATTCTTACCAGCTAAATTTCATTTTGTTTGGAAGAAGCGATTtgttaaagatttaattttattatttatatgatattttaaagttttaaactcAAAGGCTACACAGACATTGTGTCAGCATAGTGAACTAAGCAGAAtcagtttgtttttctttttaaagctTGTATCTAAcataagtattttttgttacatatttACTATTTGAGGTAAGAGTTTGTCTTTCTATATTTACATCGTGCATTTTAGTTTCGTTACAAAACCTATCAAGTAAATATAGTGTAGTTTCACACgtgtgtattttatttatttatttaatacaattaaGATGCACCACTTattaattctataaatataACCATTCTGCATCTCGTAGCATGTGAGAAATTTGCCTTCTTTCCTTATACGAAATAACAGCCTAAAACAATAATGTTGAATTTGAATAGAAGTACctttttgtgaaaatatattctttaaggCAAAATATCCATATAAATGAAGCAAGGAGCCAAAATATGTAAAGTTATCAGATCTTGAGTTAATAGCTATGtttcatgaaatttaaaatgcaaaaattaagaTACGATAGTATAATAGTCTGGTATGAAAtgaattattcatttttatgaccttattattattttgcaaaTGTTAAAGCCTGAAGGGCAAATTAGAACCTTTTGGATATGGaatggaataataattaattttttttttaaattagctgTAGAACTATGGTCAGAATATGCTCAATATGCCATTGGAGCCTCTTCCTTAGAaagaacaagaacaatcttagaGAGGGCTGTAAACAGTGCAGGTTTGGTGTGCAATAGTGGAGCTCTAATATGGGCCACCTACagagaaattgaaaatttacatatctCAATGCATGAAGAGGGTTCAGAACCCTGGAAGATGCAGGTAATTAATAATTCATTCGATATAATTGCTCTTAAATGTACGGATTTTTGTTTGTAGATTTTACGTTTGGcagacattttcaaaagagaacTGTCAATTCCATTATTAGAAATGGAAAACACTTATGGGGAGTGGCAGGCGTGGATGAAGTCTTTGCCTGAGGGACTTGTGGATCCCAAACCAGTAAAAAATGTGTGTATAGTGTAAAAAAGGAATATCACAAATCCAATTTTTAGGTTGAATATGGATATGGAAAAGCTATTAAGACTTTAGAGGCCTACAAGCCTTTTGAGGAAGAACTGTTGGGGGCAAAATCAAATGAAGAATTTCTTGTGATTTacaaaaactacattaaaaCAGTTTCGGATCCGTCTACTATCATTTGCTTGTATGAGAGAGCTGTGGCACAACATTGTCTTGTTCCAGGTAAAAGATatctttgaaatttaaaaaacttatccaatttataatattttttagatatttggcTTGAATATTGCTCCTATGCTTTTAAACTAACCGATCAAGCGTTGTTAGTATGTAAAAAATCACTGAGGAATTGTCCGTGGAGTGAAGACCTATGGGTTTTCAAAATTCGAGTGTTGGAAAACTTACAGAAAAAAGAAAGCACTGTTATGGAATGTTTTGAAGAAGGTTTAGTTGTCATTTCTAGTTTGAAATTTTAatcgtgattttttttttaattttttagggatatctAGTATCGCACCATCTCCAGGCTTGGAGTTATGGCTCACTTATTTGGAGTATAATCACAGATGTGTGGGTTCCCCGGAAAAGCTCGACAGACTTTTCAATCAGGTAAGAATgtttaagttaaatttgaaCTGGagtttaaattattcttattaataacAATCAATTTTATCCTCTGCagtataataactaaaaaacagaaattttaaaattctaatcATATCACAGGTAATTTAGGTacttgaatttatttatttaactttcaaCGACCAAAGGCCCAATGTAAATACAAATAGGCttcaatttgtatttttaatttgattatatttttaaagactcTTAAAGTTAAATCAAAAACACAAGTAATTGTACATAATACTAAACCTAAAATGGCTTTAAGAACTGTTTTAAATACAACATAAGTAacctaaattatattatttttctaccTAGAGGTTCATTatgagtttttactttaaaaaagaagtatttaaatgtatttgttaGGGTTCTAAAAACATCAAAGTCCTAGTTAAACGACGAATAAAGACACTATAAAGATGTTTTTAAGTAGACGTGGAAAGGACATTGAGATATAACATCCTACaacattattttaatcataaaacTCGTTTTCCGGCTAACTTTTAGACATTACTTTgctaactttttattaaatttgattgaAACTGAATTGGAATTGAAAATGGTTTTATTGTTTGTAGGCTATTCAACAGTTGGGTTTTGAAAATGACCCTCAAGCTAAAATCGGAAGGCTTTTTAGTAGGATTTTGGCTCATAGAGGAAACATGAAAGAGGCCAGGAAGGTTTGGAATCAAATTATCGTTAAAAGTGCCAATAAAGGTAAACAAGCGCCAATATGTAATACTTCAATAGCACTAACCAATGTTAATCAGTATTTTGATGCTCCTAGATGtttctaaagcatttgatactatAATATCATGCTCTTTTAATTTCAAGTTGACATTTTACAGCTTTTCATCAACGTCTTGTCAACTTATTCAGTCTTACCTAAAGACAATAGACTTCAAATTATTCGTTTAAATAATACTCAGTCCAAACTAGCGGACATATTATTGGAAGTGTCGCAGGGTTCCGTTTTgggttcttttttatttttaattgatatgatttttatgattatgatttttggaaatattaataaagtaaaaaatatataaaaaataatattaatgtccACATAAATAATACAAGACTTGAATTTGTTGATACTGCAAACAATTtgggaattttattttatcagctaagtacatattaaacattAATTCAAAAGTTATTTGTGGCTTTACGATTGTTATATAGTAATAGGTCACATATATTATAGGTTATATAGTAATAGTATATAGATCAATCACCTAAACGTAATCTATATGATAGTTTTGTATTAAGTAATTATTGTGATTTTTGGTATGGATTTTGTTTTCgcaataaatgtaaacaaacaatttaaagATTGGAAAATGCTTGTGTCACGTTTCACCTTTTTATACGAAAATAAAGTGGCTTAAAATGGATAAGTGTGGAATACTTCATTTAAGCACTTTTCTTGGAAAAACTATTAGTAATCTATGAAAATTAGGAAAAGATTACTGTTTGGCAACTCTGTACATAATGTTGATATTTGACACTAAAAAAGTTAATGATGTCTCACCATTATTTCAACGTGGTTTTTCGTACAgcgctgtatatttttattgccCTTATAACTTGGTTTAGTGGAGTACCTATTGCAAGCTAGATTGCGCCAACTTTAAGGgtctattgtatttttttatatatataaggtgcctcaaaagaaattttatattctttattaatattcttgattCTGTGACTATTGCGCGAAGAAATTTCTGCAATGTTCGAGGTTTACGTTACTTAAATCATTCCTCTCTTTCGGAATTGGGACCACTAAGATTATCGAGAACGTGGAACGGATTAGTGATGTGCAGTAGATACTTTCATTAGTATCGAAAgctatttatgaaatattttgcaagTATCTGAACTTGATACTTTTTTCTAATGACTAGACTTTTCTAGTATATCACTGCATAATATTAATAGAGGCTATAAATTACTATCAGTATTATGAGGTTCGAGATTTATCGTATACAATaagctttatatattttttttacatttattctaaatgtatataatatttttataaaatatgcattttagtatattaaaaaaaatacaccaagccaaattctttttttttatgtaatgttttaataaatatttaagctGAAAGTGTTCGACgcatttttggaaatattatcTGACTAGATACTGAGATACTTGCTAGACTTAGATATTTATTTGCTAGTTTTACTAGACTTGGACAAATTATTTCCATTGACTTTCACCATTCTATACAATCTTCGGGGCACACTATATTTGGTTCTTCACGGTGCTATCGTATGTCTATTATAAATGTAGGTAAATTTGTGGTCGTTGATTTAAtactacttttttttcaaattttcgtcacagtaaattattttctttcgaatcctttttttttcttgtcgtTTATCAGATGCTTTAGACGGGTTAATTTCTTtactttgatttttgtttaatatttattttatttatttatcaattccTTCGGTTTGGCTACAGCATGGCTGTCTGTGAAACCATGTCTCTTATATCTTGGGTCTAGAAATGTAGCTTTTGACAACGCAGGATTATATTGTATATTGTGAAGTCTTGTTTTGAGCCCTCTTAACAATTAAGGTTGTAAGTTTTTGCAGTATGCCTttccgaaaaatttaaaaacaatgtagtAAAACGGAATTAATTTTGCAATCACAAATAAAATGAGCGTGCAGTAAAATGCCATGTAACTTTATGTAGCCGTTGAAGTTCAGGTATCTGTAATATCTCTTGACTcacgaatttttatttttgtgaaaacCTCTGCCGATTtctgtaaaagtaaaaaatttctaCTATAAACGTAGTTCAACTGGGCAAATAATAGGAAGGATCACCACAGAAAACGGCTAAAGATCTAGGGCAATTATACTAAACACTTTGTCATTAAGTTGCTTAGTACAGATACGGGTCGAACTTGGGTTGTGAACATTCATCAATGGTCTGAGTCGTAAGTCTTTTGCCTGTATCTAATTCCTGATTGTGGTTCATCATTTACTGACACTTCAAAAGCTTGACGAGCCTTAAAGCTTTTTGAGTCACTTATTACTggaattatttgaatttttaatgttatttttttagttagatatttttacatatattacatttgactttttttatcattaatttcaACAAAATACTGTCAAACACCACTTTTTTTTCTGCCATATTTACTACTCTCacactaataatataaaatccaAGAATCTAAACATGCACCTCGCTTACAGTTAGCGATATACTAAAAAGTACGAGATATTAAACATCATCTAAAGAACACAGATCTAAAATTCTTTACCAGTGCCCCAGAAATGTAACGACCCGTCAATCATCAGCTGCTTCCCTATATGCAAAAGGTCTCCCGGTATTTGGTATATTTTTCGATCGATATCCGTTACTCGCGTTAACTTACTCGTTTGTAAGTATTAGATAGAAAGTATCAAATAAATAGTATCGTGCACATCTCTAGAACGGATTAATCAATCTGTTCGTGATTCTCCCGACCTCTATTCGAAAGCATGAAAGTGCTCTGAACGTGCATAGATCATCGCTACACCGAATTTTGAACAAAGTTGTAAAGCTTTATCCCTGTAAAATTTAATGAGTGCAAGATGAAAAGAGACGTGCTCTTACAGTGAGTAAATTCAGAGTGTTATGTGAGGATGTTAGATGAGTTTTCGTTGTCAGAATTTACCTGACTATAACCAAAGAACATGGTTCCAGCAGGATGAAACAACGTCCAATGCGTCTCTGCTTATCATCTCTGCTACGAGTTCGTGAAATCTTTCCACACAGATTAATCTTGAGATGTGAGATATATTGGCTCCCACGCAGTCCTATGGAGTTTTTGCTGAGGTTTCCTCAAATCTAAAGTCTgctttaataaacaaacttgGCGCagttaaaacattaatttaaacgAAATAGAAGCCATTACGGATTGGCAGGTATCCGTCATCAGAAAATgtattgttttgaaattttttttttaaataaatttccaaaaagtgtactttaataataaatacatattttttcggtacttttattttttatgaatttttgagatataacattttttttgagacaccttgtatttattattaataataaatacttacgAAGTCTTGCACCGTAACTCAATTGAACGTCATTTAATTATGGTTAAAATGTGTATTTCATTCAACTGCAGTAGTTTATGCTGGAATTCTTTACATAAAGACATATAGTAAGTTGCCAATATAAAACAATCTCGGTCCCGCAGTACAcgtaaatttatataaaaaaagatcagGCGGAGGACTGAACGGTCAATTTTCTTATGGTGGGCAGGGCCAAAAACCTGGTCTCGTGTTAGACCTATCAGTCAACTCTTTCCCTTCTCTGATATTCTTTTAGAGTTAAAACAAGTACAAGGAAACACATTTACTACTGTTACAGAGtggaaatacaataaatatatcaCTTTTTCTGtgttatttctaattttaaatttcggatatttatttatatgtataaagatttttaaattaaggagCCAGACGCTattaggtaaataataaaaagctttcaaaaatattcattaagtaTTATGCCCTTTATTTATAGGTTCATACTGCCTATGGTTGGAGTACATCAATATAGAAAAACAGTATGGAGAGGCAAACACCTTAAGATCTCTCTTCCAGAAAGCTTTAAACTCTGTCGAAGACTGGCCGCAAGGAATCATAGACGAGTGGCTCATGTACGAGagacattttggcaccttagaAGATGTTATGAAGTGTGTGACAAAATGTCGAGAAGTAAGTCTgataattttgcataaaaatgcTACCTTTATTAACAAACATTGTTTCTAATAGCTTAACATCCCTTTGAACTATCAAGAAACGTCTCAGGAACAATCAAATTCAAATGCCTCACCTTTGGGCAAAGGCAAGAAGCGGAAAATGGAGCCCCAGGTTAATAGAAGAGGGGATGCAGTCAAAACGGCGGAGCCCCCGGTGAAGAAAACCAAAGCCCCCGTGGAAAAAAACCCTGAAACCACCGTTTTTATTAGCAATTTGCATCCGAACGTTGACGAGGAGCGTCTAAAGGAAATGTTCCCCAATGCGGCCAACTTAGAAGTAGTGATGGACAAAAAAGGGAAGAGCAGATGCTTTGGTTATGCCCAGTTTAAAACCCCTGAAGaagtaaacaaatattttaataataaaattgaaaacaacagttaattcattttttaggCCATGGTAGCACTGTCGAGAGACCGTGAACCTTTGGACGGCAGGCCGGTGTTTATATCGGAAATTAAAACCGAAAAAACAGAGAAGAAACCGACGTTTAAGTACGCCACTCGGGAAGAGAAGAATAAACTGTTCGTTCGAGGTTTACCAATTAAGAAAACGAAACAGGAAATCgaagaaatatttaagaagTACGGAGCTAAAGATGTCAGGCTCGTGCTGCATAAAAGTGGACAACCAAAGGTactttttagttatttatttctttattatattctaTTACTAATAAGGCCGGTCCCAGGAATTGCTGAATTAACcgcaaagtatatattattatacggggtgttcgaaaaataaacggagatatttcaatgggtgatttcttgtaaaaaaatatgagaaaaagttctataaacatgggtccggaaatgcagtTTTCAACATACAGGGTAACGAACATCCTGtataagtataaattttttacagtcGACTTCATCAGTCCGCGAATTCCCTTTAACGTCCTCAATCGACTGAAAACAGGTGCCTCGAAgtggttttaatttttgaaaaaagaattaaGTCAGCCGGAGGCATTGCGGTAAGTGCGATGGCTGTTCGGTAATATTTGTCGACCTTACCGAGAAACTCGTTCATAATTCGCCACCATCGCCTTGTGAGATGGTGCGTTATTATGTTACAAATTCATGCCTTTTCTTTCCACATATCTGGTCTTCTCCGACTATAATGCTTAgataatattattctttatttatagtaataataTCCATTTATTGCCAATCAAATCATATGCAATGACAAATCAACGTCACAAAGACGAAAGAAAGACTGTCTCGAAAGA comes from Anthonomus grandis grandis chromosome 4, icAntGran1.3, whole genome shotgun sequence and encodes:
- the LOC126735434 gene encoding squamous cell carcinoma antigen recognized by T-cells 3, yielding MSEKSLEMDTKADNKSDDSDSSESSDGEDGEEQTLLDRARQLEKDLADSKYLYDSHVELVGLYKKLGDLISLREAYQRFHEYFPLTPTLWMDWINVEKSVASTHGQKEFVFGLFDKAVEDYLSVELWSEYAQYAIGASSLERTRTILERAVNSAGLVCNSGALIWATYREIENLHISMHEEGSEPWKMQILRLADIFKRELSIPLLEMENTYGEWQAWMKSLPEGLVDPKPVEYGYGKAIKTLEAYKPFEEELLGAKSNEEFLVIYKNYIKTVSDPSTIICLYERAVAQHCLVPDIWLEYCSYAFKLTDQALLVCKKSLRNCPWSEDLWVFKIRVLENLQKKESTVMECFEEGISSIAPSPGLELWLTYLEYNHRCVGSPEKLDRLFNQAIQQLGFENDPQAKIGRLFSRILAHRGNMKEARKVWNQIIVKSANKGSYCLWLEYINIEKQYGEANTLRSLFQKALNSVEDWPQGIIDEWLMYERHFGTLEDVMKCVTKCRELNIPLNYQETSQEQSNSNASPLGKGKKRKMEPQVNRRGDAVKTAEPPVKKTKAPVEKNPETTVFISNLHPNVDEERLKEMFPNAANLEVVMDKKGKSRCFGYAQFKTPEEAMVALSRDREPLDGRPVFISEIKTEKTEKKPTFKYATREEKNKLFVRGLPIKKTKQEIEEIFKKYGAKDVRLVLHKSGQPKGLAYIEFESESHAQNALKQTDQMTIDDHVITVAISAPPPKKDKTHKSFEKNDEDPIRHARSRLQTSLLPRSLQVTSLVPSQVKKNGSEQGGKMKSNSDFRAMLLKK